Proteins co-encoded in one Epinephelus moara isolate mb chromosome 13, YSFRI_EMoa_1.0, whole genome shotgun sequence genomic window:
- the st6galnac gene encoding alpha-N-acetylgalactosaminide alpha-2,6-sialyltransferase 2: MGMAVQRRLVFAVVTAFSLLCVYILCVNLETRLPWSPMPLKHFHGFIRTTNSGSQDSQEPLDRKSNSDQWTRLPPASNFSPELHQHAHTPTVKTQTPTAVKHKPAENSILQLSKSSSRSDGADKTSTRTSTKGPTLQRQQPTQAARPTEPPFIGDTYMSEDIPPQTDCPDSIRSRVTKTEFGGRFLKHIPVLQWAQHATYEHHQRLSQYPGAHGWGGIDFKTLVETLSVLNSSANWRMLDDWKDRTNKSDCTHCAVVGNGGILKDSKKGKEIDSHHYVFRTNGAIIKGFEEDVGSRTTHYTFSTNTLMNSMRSYASVGYKGPPLSKETRYVFLPDHDRDYLLMKAAATHTPVERGPERGKNPSNYFGADVSAEKLKMYHPDFVRYLRNRFLRSNALKTKYKDIYRPSTGAVMLLAALHTCDQVSAYGFMTPDYKNYSDHYYDNNYRPVGFFINHDLRMEMTLWQQLHQAGLIRLYMHK; encoded by the exons ATGGGGATGGCGGTCCagaggaggctggtgtttgccgTGGTGACCGCCTTCTCCCTGCTGTGTGTTTACATCCTGTGTGTGAACCTGGAGACGCGTCTGCCCTGGTCCCCAATGCCTCTGAAGCATTTCCATGGCTTCATACGGACAACAAACAG CGGCTCACAGGACTCTCAGGAGCCTCTTGACAGAAAGAGCAACAGTGACCAGTGGACCCGTCTGCCCCCTGCCTCCAACTTTTCCCCAGAGCTGCAtcaacacgcacacactccaACTGTAAAGACTCAAACTCCCACAGCCGTTAAACACAAACCAGCAGAGAACAGCATCCTGCAGCTCTCAAAGTCCAGTTCAAGGTCTGATGGTGCGGATAAAACCAGTACCAGGACCAGTACCAAAGGCCCCACGCTGCAGCGCCAGCAGCCCACACAGGCAGCCAGACCAACAGAGCCTCCGTTCATCGGAGACACTTACATGAGCGAAGATATCCCTCCACAAACA GACTGCCCGGACAGTATCCGCAGTCGGGTCACAAAAACAGAATTTGGAGGACGATTTCTGAAACACATTCCAGTCCTGCAGTGGGCCCAACACGCCACTTATGAACATCACCAGCGTCTGAGCCAGTACCCAGGAGCCCACGGCTGGGGAGGGATCGATTTCAAGA CGCTGGTGGAAACTCTGTCAGTCCTCAACTCCTCTGCTAACTGGAGGATGTTGGACGACTGGAAGGATCGCACCAATAAATCAGACTGTACCCACTGTGCTGTGGTGGGGAACGGTGGCATACTGAAGGATTCAAAGAAAGGGAAGGAGATCGACAGTCATCATTACGTCTTCAG GACTAACGGGGCGATCATTAAGGGCTTTGAGGAGGATGTGGGGTCTCGGACCACCCACTACACATTCTCCACCAACACACTGATGAACTCCATGAGGAGCTACGCCAGCGTCGGGTATAAGGGACCCCCTCTGTCTAAA GAAACAAGATACGTTTTCCTGCCTGATCACGACCGTGATTACCTGCTGATGAAGGCAGCAGCGACACacactccagtggagagaggacCTGAGCGGGGCAAAAA TCCTTCGAATTACTTTGGAGCAGACGTGTCAGCAGAAAAGCTGAAGATGTACCATCCTGACTTCGTCCGTTACCTCAGAAACAG ATTCCTTCGTTCTAATGCTCTGAAAACCAAATATAAGGACATCTACCGTCCGTCAACAGGAGCTGTGATGCTGCTGGCTGCTCTGCACACCTGCGACCAG GTGAGCGCGTACGGCTTCATGACACCAGACTATAAGAACTACTCTGACCACTACTACGACAACAACTACCGCCCAGTGGGCTTCTTCATCAACCACGACCTGCGTATGGAGATGACCCTGTGGCAGCAGCTGCACCAGGCGGGCCTCATACGACTCTACATGCACAAGTGA